From a single Bacillus pseudomycoides DSM 12442 genomic region:
- the topB gene encoding DNA topoisomerase III: protein MKLIIAEKPDQGLALVSQFKYRRKDGYLEVEANELFPNGAYCTWAIGHLTQLCNPEHYHAEWKKWSLDTLPMIPERFQFEVTKSKYKQFNVVKQLLHNPQVTGIIHAGDAGREGELIVRNIINLCNVQKPMKRLWISSLTKQAIYQGFKNLLDEADTINTYYEAYTRSCADWVVGMNASRVFSILLKKKGMNDVFSAGRVQTPTLALIVKREKEIENFKSEPFWEVFATFNIEGKKYEGKWEKDNESRLKDPDMANKIAAFCQNKPAEVKEMKTERKEFQPPFLFNLSSLQATANKAFKFSPKKTLDITQALYQKGIVSYPRSDSNYVTQGEAATFPDILQKLSQFEEYKDLLPAPIESIMNNKRYVNEKKVTDHYAIIPTEQATNPNKLSGDEKKIYDMIVRRLIAAHYEVAIFDYTTITTLVDSRAEFISKGKQQIQEGWRKVIFQDDKEDETILPIVVEGEQGKVVTVKVKEGKTQPPKRYTEGQLITLMKTAGKYLENEELEKVLKKTEGLGTEATRAGIITMLKDRKYIDVKKNQVYATDKGKVLITAIGDKILASPEMTAKWEQRLAEIGEGIASPATFMEQTKKLSAKIIEDAIEMSEKWDFTGLHVESIERKESKFTTGKKVGKCKKCDGDIIDKSTFYGCSNYNTTQCDFTISKKILGKTISQKNMTKLLKGEQTDLIKGFKKNDKTFDAKLEWKENKINFVFEK from the coding sequence ATGAAATTAATCATAGCCGAGAAACCAGATCAAGGTTTGGCCCTTGTTTCTCAATTTAAATATCGCCGAAAAGACGGCTATTTAGAAGTAGAAGCAAATGAGTTATTTCCAAATGGAGCTTATTGTACATGGGCAATTGGTCATTTGACGCAGTTATGTAATCCGGAACATTATCACGCTGAGTGGAAAAAGTGGTCACTCGATACATTACCAATGATTCCGGAACGTTTTCAATTTGAAGTTACAAAATCAAAGTATAAGCAATTTAATGTTGTGAAACAGCTGTTACATAATCCGCAAGTGACGGGAATTATTCATGCAGGCGATGCGGGGCGTGAAGGGGAATTAATTGTACGAAATATTATCAATCTTTGTAACGTGCAAAAACCGATGAAACGTCTATGGATCTCCTCCTTAACGAAGCAAGCGATTTACCAAGGATTTAAAAATTTACTTGATGAAGCAGATACAATCAATACGTACTATGAAGCATACACACGATCATGTGCCGACTGGGTGGTTGGGATGAATGCATCGCGTGTCTTTAGTATTTTGCTAAAGAAAAAAGGAATGAATGATGTGTTTTCGGCTGGTCGTGTACAGACGCCGACATTAGCTTTAATTGTGAAACGTGAAAAAGAAATAGAAAACTTTAAATCAGAGCCGTTTTGGGAAGTGTTTGCAACTTTTAATATAGAAGGAAAGAAATATGAAGGGAAATGGGAGAAAGATAATGAGTCCCGTTTAAAAGACCCTGATATGGCAAATAAAATTGCAGCATTTTGCCAAAATAAACCGGCTGAAGTAAAAGAAATGAAAACGGAGCGGAAGGAGTTTCAACCACCGTTTTTATTTAACTTATCATCACTGCAAGCAACAGCGAATAAAGCATTTAAGTTTTCACCAAAAAAGACTCTTGATATTACACAAGCATTGTATCAAAAAGGTATTGTGTCTTACCCACGTTCGGATTCTAACTATGTAACACAAGGAGAAGCAGCAACGTTCCCTGACATCTTACAAAAATTAAGCCAGTTTGAGGAATATAAAGACTTATTACCAGCGCCGATTGAGTCCATTATGAATAATAAGCGATATGTGAATGAGAAAAAGGTTACAGATCACTATGCAATTATTCCAACAGAACAAGCGACAAATCCAAATAAACTATCTGGCGATGAAAAGAAAATTTACGATATGATTGTAAGGCGTCTCATTGCGGCTCATTATGAAGTTGCGATCTTTGACTATACAACAATTACAACACTTGTTGATAGCCGTGCTGAATTTATTTCAAAAGGGAAACAGCAAATTCAAGAAGGATGGCGCAAAGTTATTTTCCAAGATGATAAAGAAGATGAAACCATTCTTCCAATCGTAGTAGAAGGCGAACAAGGGAAAGTTGTAACGGTGAAAGTGAAAGAAGGAAAAACACAGCCACCAAAGCGTTATACAGAAGGGCAGCTTATTACGCTAATGAAGACAGCTGGGAAATATTTAGAAAATGAAGAGCTAGAGAAAGTATTAAAAAAGACAGAAGGGTTAGGGACAGAGGCAACCCGTGCAGGCATCATTACAATGCTGAAAGATCGTAAGTATATTGATGTGAAGAAAAATCAAGTGTATGCAACAGATAAAGGAAAAGTATTAATTACCGCAATTGGTGATAAAATTTTAGCTTCTCCAGAAATGACTGCGAAGTGGGAGCAGCGTCTTGCTGAAATTGGGGAAGGCATAGCTTCTCCAGCAACCTTTATGGAACAAACGAAAAAGCTATCAGCGAAAATTATTGAAGATGCGATTGAAATGTCTGAGAAGTGGGACTTTACTGGATTACATGTTGAATCGATTGAACGTAAAGAATCGAAGTTTACAACAGGTAAAAAAGTAGGGAAATGTAAAAAATGTGATGGTGATATAATCGATAAATCAACTTTTTATGGGTGCTCGAACTATAATACAACACAATGTGATTTCACGATTTCAAAAAAAATATTAGGGAAAACAATATCACAAAAGAATATGACTAAGTTATTAAAAGGTGAACAAACAGATTTAATTAAAGGTTTTAAGAAGAATGATAAAACTTTTGATGCGAAATTAGAGTGGAAAGAGAATAAAATCAATTTTGTGTTTGAGAAGTGA
- the fdhF gene encoding formate dehydrogenase subunit alpha, translated as MNDSMVHITIDGKEYSAKPGSTILGIINENGIEHPQICYVPEVDPIQTCDTCIVEVDGKLVRSCSAVATDGMNIELSSISAKAAQTEAMDRLLENHLLYCTVCDNNNGNCKLHNTAELMEIEHQKYPYEPKVDTSEVDMSHPFYRYDPNQCIACGQCVEVCQNLQVNETLSIDWEAERPRVIWDDGVDINDSSCVSCGQCVTICPCNALMEKSMLGEAGFMTGLKPDILEPMVDLIKEVEPGYSGIFAISEVEAAMRETRTKKTKTVCTFCGVGCSFEVWTKGRKILKVQPTSEAPVNAISTCVKGKFGWDFVNSEERLTKPLIRKNGTFVESTWEEALELVANKLGSIKQEYGSGSVGFISSSKITNEDNYVIQKLARQVFETNNIDNCSRYCQSPATDGLFRTIGMGGDAGTIKDIAQSGLVIIVGSNPTEGHPVLATRVKRAHKLHGQKLIVADLRKTEMAERSDIFISPKQGTDQVWLMAVTKYMIDQGWHDQQFIDENVNFFEDFKDSLAEYTLEYAEEITGISKETLVRMAEMIRDADGTCILWGMGVTQNTGGSDTSAAISNLLLATGNYRRPGAGAYPLRGHNNVQGACDMGTLPGWLPGYQHVTDDVERAKFEIAYGVKIDNKPGLNNIEMLHAIEEEKMKAMYLVGEDMALVDSNANHVHEVLSSLEFFVVQDVFLSKTAQYADVVLPAAPSLEKEGTFTNTERRVQRLYQVLPTLGDAKPDWWIVQAIANKLGANWNYSHPSEIFAEMASLSPLFAQANYEVLEGWNSFHWGSFEGTNTPLLFQDGFNFPDKKARFALADWVRPAEFPAEYDLHINNGRMLEHFHEGNMTNKSTGIQTKVPGVFVEVSPELAKERGVKTGSLVRLVSPFGALKLRALVTDRVKENELYLPMNSTDKESAINFLTGPAVDQRTNTPAYKQTKVRMEVLQVEGENPMPKANPRNKKRHPQNGIEVNRKWARPGYVHLTDN; from the coding sequence ATGAATGACAGCATGGTTCATATTACAATTGACGGCAAAGAATATAGTGCTAAGCCCGGTTCAACTATATTAGGCATCATTAATGAGAACGGGATTGAACATCCACAAATCTGTTATGTGCCTGAAGTGGATCCTATTCAAACATGTGATACTTGTATTGTAGAAGTTGATGGGAAACTTGTGCGATCCTGCTCGGCAGTAGCAACGGACGGTATGAATATTGAGTTGTCCTCTATTAGTGCAAAGGCAGCACAAACGGAGGCGATGGATCGCTTATTAGAAAATCATTTACTTTATTGTACGGTCTGTGACAACAATAACGGGAACTGCAAATTGCATAATACGGCAGAATTAATGGAAATTGAGCATCAAAAATATCCTTACGAGCCAAAAGTAGATACAAGTGAGGTTGATATGTCTCATCCATTTTATCGCTATGATCCTAATCAGTGTATTGCGTGCGGTCAATGTGTAGAGGTGTGTCAAAACTTACAAGTAAATGAAACGTTATCTATTGATTGGGAAGCGGAACGTCCTCGTGTTATTTGGGATGATGGAGTGGATATTAACGATTCTTCATGTGTTAGCTGCGGTCAATGTGTAACTATTTGCCCTTGTAATGCTTTGATGGAAAAATCGATGCTTGGTGAAGCTGGATTTATGACTGGGCTGAAGCCGGACATACTTGAGCCTATGGTTGATCTTATAAAAGAAGTGGAACCTGGATACAGTGGTATTTTCGCTATATCAGAAGTAGAAGCTGCGATGCGTGAAACTCGTACGAAGAAAACGAAAACAGTATGTACGTTTTGTGGTGTAGGGTGCTCATTCGAAGTGTGGACGAAGGGACGTAAAATTCTTAAAGTCCAACCAACTTCTGAAGCGCCGGTTAATGCAATTTCTACTTGCGTAAAAGGAAAATTTGGTTGGGATTTTGTAAATTCTGAAGAACGACTCACTAAGCCTTTAATTCGTAAAAATGGAACATTTGTTGAATCAACTTGGGAAGAAGCACTTGAATTAGTGGCAAATAAATTAGGATCTATTAAACAAGAGTACGGCAGTGGTTCTGTAGGTTTTATTTCTTCTTCTAAAATTACGAATGAAGACAACTATGTTATTCAAAAATTAGCTCGACAAGTATTCGAAACGAACAACATTGATAACTGCTCTCGTTATTGTCAATCACCAGCAACAGATGGGTTATTCCGTACGATTGGTATGGGCGGAGATGCCGGAACGATTAAAGATATTGCACAATCAGGTCTTGTTATTATCGTTGGTTCAAATCCAACAGAAGGCCACCCAGTTTTAGCTACTCGTGTGAAACGTGCGCATAAACTTCACGGTCAAAAACTAATTGTTGCAGATCTTCGTAAAACCGAAATGGCAGAGCGTTCAGATATCTTTATTAGTCCAAAGCAAGGAACAGATCAAGTATGGTTAATGGCTGTTACGAAATATATGATTGATCAAGGTTGGCATGATCAACAGTTCATCGACGAGAATGTAAACTTCTTTGAAGACTTCAAAGATAGTCTTGCAGAATATACGCTTGAATATGCAGAAGAGATTACAGGCATTTCAAAAGAAACTCTCGTTAGAATGGCAGAAATGATTCGTGACGCAGATGGTACTTGTATTCTTTGGGGAATGGGTGTAACGCAAAATACGGGTGGTTCAGATACTTCCGCTGCGATTTCAAATTTACTTCTTGCAACAGGAAATTATCGTCGCCCAGGTGCTGGTGCATATCCGCTACGAGGTCATAACAACGTACAAGGTGCTTGTGATATGGGAACTCTCCCAGGCTGGCTTCCAGGATATCAGCACGTTACTGACGATGTAGAACGTGCGAAATTTGAAATAGCTTACGGGGTGAAAATTGATAACAAACCAGGTCTTAATAACATTGAAATGCTTCACGCAATTGAAGAAGAGAAAATGAAAGCAATGTATCTAGTTGGGGAGGATATGGCCCTTGTAGACTCTAACGCAAATCATGTACATGAAGTTTTATCAAGTCTTGAATTCTTTGTCGTTCAAGATGTTTTCCTTTCTAAAACTGCTCAATACGCCGATGTAGTGTTACCAGCAGCACCATCTCTTGAAAAAGAAGGTACTTTCACAAATACAGAGCGTCGTGTACAAAGATTATATCAAGTTCTTCCAACGCTAGGTGATGCGAAACCAGATTGGTGGATCGTACAAGCGATTGCAAATAAATTAGGCGCAAATTGGAACTATAGTCATCCAAGTGAAATCTTTGCTGAAATGGCAAGCTTATCGCCACTTTTCGCACAAGCAAACTATGAAGTACTTGAAGGCTGGAATAGTTTCCATTGGGGAAGCTTTGAAGGAACGAATACGCCGCTTCTTTTCCAAGATGGATTTAACTTCCCAGACAAAAAAGCTCGTTTTGCGCTAGCTGATTGGGTACGTCCTGCTGAATTCCCAGCGGAATATGATCTTCACATTAATAATGGTCGTATGCTTGAACATTTCCATGAAGGTAATATGACAAATAAATCAACTGGTATTCAAACGAAAGTGCCTGGTGTATTCGTTGAAGTTTCTCCAGAACTTGCAAAAGAACGTGGAGTTAAAACTGGTTCGTTAGTGCGCCTTGTTTCTCCTTTTGGAGCACTTAAATTACGTGCACTTGTAACGGATCGCGTAAAAGAAAATGAGCTTTATTTACCGATGAACTCAACTGATAAAGAATCGGCGATTAATTTCTTAACTGGTCCGGCGGTCGATCAACGTACGAATACACCTGCATATAAACAAACGAAGGTTCGTATGGAAGTGTTACAAGTAGAAGGTGAAAATCCGATGCCAAAAGCGAATCCACGTAACAAAAAGCGTCATCCTCAAAATGGGATTGAGGTAAATCGTAAGTGGGCTCGTCCAGGATACGTACATTTAACGGATAACTAG
- a CDS encoding DUF1641 domain-containing protein — protein MAAPIKAIQKQGLTEEEQKQQKLEGLKELLANNEEALNQMFNIVGELNDIGMLEAANSMLKAKEPIAKIVLGQVTREPVTNLINNMLGAAGALTELNPELTKKLVGSVLTGMDEGNQHLQSNKKVGILDLMKVLKDPDINRAIGFGLHFLKGMGKGLKDE, from the coding sequence ATGGCAGCACCTATTAAGGCGATCCAGAAGCAGGGGCTAACTGAGGAAGAACAAAAGCAACAAAAGCTAGAAGGTTTAAAAGAACTTCTAGCTAATAATGAAGAAGCTTTAAATCAAATGTTTAATATTGTAGGTGAACTGAATGATATTGGGATGCTGGAAGCTGCAAATTCTATGCTTAAAGCGAAAGAACCAATTGCAAAAATTGTTTTAGGACAAGTCACTCGTGAACCAGTTACAAATTTAATTAATAATATGCTGGGCGCTGCAGGAGCTTTAACAGAGCTTAATCCGGAACTTACTAAAAAGCTTGTAGGTAGTGTATTAACAGGCATGGATGAAGGTAATCAGCATCTGCAAAGTAATAAAAAAGTAGGAATACTGGACCTTATGAAGGTACTTAAGGATCCGGATATTAACCGTGCTATCGGATTCGGTCTTCATTTCTTAAAAGGTATGGGTAAAGGGTTAAAAGACGAATAG
- a CDS encoding DUF2294 domain-containing protein, with translation MSKMVHEFNDMIRKLRKDLFGKGPERIHTVFAENMAIATLYGNLTPTEKFISGTMDGAEMVHMARTKMIQEVYAVNSREHLEELVGAKLVHLFSDMKVEEDIAVSVFVFDKNIT, from the coding sequence ATGTCAAAAATGGTGCATGAATTTAATGATATGATACGAAAGCTTAGAAAAGATTTGTTCGGAAAGGGACCAGAACGAATTCATACTGTATTTGCTGAGAATATGGCTATTGCCACACTTTATGGAAATTTGACACCTACTGAGAAATTCATTTCGGGAACTATGGATGGTGCGGAAATGGTTCATATGGCTCGAACGAAAATGATTCAGGAGGTTTATGCTGTCAATTCTCGTGAACATTTGGAGGAACTTGTTGGGGCAAAATTAGTTCATCTGTTTTCGGATATGAAAGTGGAAGAAGATATTGCAGTTTCAGTCTTTGTCTTTGATAAAAATATAACGTGA
- the fdhD gene encoding formate dehydrogenase accessory sulfurtransferase FdhD yields MKSIQVERGIFRYEQGEFKQIEDSIVTEFPVTVKINGQEFVTMVSTPEYIEDMVIGFLASEGIIRKYEDIDEIWVQEKEGYVHVKTTKINPYYRDIQNKRYITSCCGMSRQGFVFANDALTAKKMNDIRVKITTQDCFRLMNDMQQSAATFQHTGGVHNAALCDVNGIILSRMDIGRHNALDKIYGYCLKNNISIGDKIIVFSGRISSEILLKVAKIGCEIILSKSAPTELALQLAEELGITTIGFIRNQSLNVYTHPERVVNIK; encoded by the coding sequence GTGAAATCGATACAGGTGGAACGGGGGATTTTCCGTTATGAACAAGGGGAATTTAAACAAATAGAGGACAGCATTGTAACAGAGTTTCCAGTGACGGTTAAAATTAACGGACAGGAATTTGTTACAATGGTTAGTACTCCAGAGTATATTGAAGATATGGTAATAGGCTTTTTAGCCTCTGAAGGTATAATCCGAAAGTATGAAGATATTGATGAAATATGGGTACAGGAGAAAGAAGGATATGTACATGTAAAAACGACAAAAATCAATCCTTATTATCGTGATATCCAAAATAAGCGTTATATTACTTCATGCTGTGGAATGAGTAGGCAAGGATTTGTTTTCGCAAACGATGCGCTGACTGCGAAGAAGATGAATGATATTCGCGTAAAGATCACTACTCAGGATTGTTTTCGATTAATGAATGATATGCAGCAATCTGCGGCTACTTTTCAACATACAGGCGGCGTTCATAATGCAGCTTTATGCGATGTGAATGGGATTATTTTAAGCCGAATGGATATAGGAAGACATAATGCTTTAGATAAAATTTACGGCTATTGTTTAAAAAATAACATTTCTATTGGTGATAAAATTATTGTTTTTAGTGGCCGTATATCTTCAGAGATTCTATTGAAAGTTGCGAAAATTGGCTGTGAAATAATATTGTCAAAATCCGCTCCAACTGAGTTAGCATTGCAGCTAGCAGAAGAATTGGGGATTACTACAATAGGTTTCATTCGGAATCAATCTTTAAATGTATATACTCATCCAGAGCGGGTTGTAAATATTAAATAA